The sequence TAAAGGGAGCGGTAAGTTTCCCTGGATTCGGGATATATTAGATTTGAAAGATATGCTTCCCGCCTGCTGCGGTGAGGCTCAAGAGGCAATTAAATGATACGAAAACCAATCGCCGGTGATGATAAAAAATCCATGATAATAGCCCGTTCCCGGGACAGGCGCTACCATTTTTTAATGGCCGATGGTGCAGTCAGGGGTGTGCTGATCCAGGGCAGCCGTTCCCTCCGAGAGATGCAGAACAACCACGATCTTGGTGTTCTCGAGAGTATCGTTCTGGGGCAGGCTTATCTTGGCACCGCACTTATTGCAGCCGGACTTAAGGGTGACGGTCTAATTCAGATGAAGGTGGAGTGCGGTGGTCCTCTGAAGGGACTCTCGGTGGAGGCGGACTCCCATGGTACTGTCAGGGGTTATCTGATGGAAAATCCAATCCCCCTTGAAAAGGCTCCGGACAGCCTTGATACTTCAGACCTCTTCGGTCCCGGTTTTCTCTCTATAACCCGTTATTCCGGAGAGAAGAAGAGTGCATTTACCGGTCAGGTTGAGCTGCGTACCGGCCGTCTGGCTGAAGATCTTGCGGCTTATTATGAAGAATCAGAACAGCTTCATACGGTCTTCAATCTCAGTGTCCATCTTGAAAAAACAGGCGAAATTACAGGGGGGGCCGGACTCTTTCTCCAGGCCATGCCCGGTGCTGAAGATATGGTGCTTGAGATGGTGGAGGAAGCTGCAGTGAAAATCCCTTCATTGAGCCGTAATTTCAAGGCCGAAACAGATGCAAAAGAATTTATCAATACCTATTTTTCTGATTTTCAACCCGAGATTCTTGATGATAAGAGGTTCGAGTTTATGTGCGGCTGCAGCAAATCAAGGTTTGAAAAATTCCTGGGCAGCTTGAACAAAGATGATAAATCGGAGATCCGAACCAAGGGTCCTTTTCCTCTCAAAACAACCTGTCATAACTGCAATTCATCCTACGAATTTACCAAGGATGAACTGGAAAGTATTTTCTCTGCAGAATAAAATTTCAATTCAGGGCTCTTTCCTCTTATAATTATCAGAGGGGAGAGTCTTTTCGGCTCCTCCCGGAGGCGGCCCTGAATGAACTTTTTTAATAGATCCCTGATACTCTGCTTCCTGAGTATATCATTGTTCTCCTGTATGACTGCAGCTGAATCCTCCACCGAGAAAAGGGTCGATGCCCTGAGTTCTGCATCCTGGAGTGATCCGGAGCTGGGAGAAGGATTTGAGGAACCTCCTCTTCCTGAGATAAAGACAAAGGGGCTGACAGATCAGGAAATCAACAGCATGGAAGTCTACCGGAATAATATCCGGGCTATTGTAAATGTCACTACTATCAACCTCTATAACTCCCGTTTTGTTGGAAGCTATGCCCAGGAAGGGAGCGGCTCGGGGGTCATCGTTTCGGGGCTGGGTTATATCCTTACAAACAAACATGTTATTTCGGATGCCGACTATGTGGTGGTCACTCTGTATGACGGTTCAAATTATCAGGCAAAACTTATCGGAAGCGATGCTGAAAATGACCTGGCTGTAATCAAATTTGAACCCGTAGGACGTGGTCTTCAGACTATCAAGGCCGGCAGTTCCAAAGGCCTGCAGGTAGGGCAGAAGGTCCTGGCTCTGGGTAACCCTTTCGGCCTTGAGGGGACCCTTACAACAGGTATCATATCAGGATTGAACAGGCCTCTCCAGACTGAAGCAGGATTTCTGCTGAAGGGTATGATACAGACTGATGCGGCCATCAATCCCGGCAACTCCGGAGGGGCGCTTTTGAATTCGAGAGGTGAGCTTATCGGGATTAATACAATGATTATCAGTCCCGGTGGAATGGGCAGTGTGGGGATCGGTTTTGCCATCCCTGTGGAAACAGCTCTGCGAATTGTTCCTGAACTGATTGAAGCAGGCAGGGTTAACAGAGGCTGGATTGATATTGAAGCCCTCTCTCTGACCCCCAATCTGGCCCGTCAGCTGAAAATACCCTTTATACGCTACGGCGTTCTTATTACCTCTGTTCTGGCTGGCGGGAATGCTGAGAATGCAGGGCTCAGAGGCGGAACAGAGAGACGTGGTGTCGGTCTGGGGCTGAACAGTATTGCTGTGGGAGGAGATATTATTACCAATATAAATGGAAAAGAGATCAAGAATGTACTGGATTATTTCTCTGTTCTGGAGGTCTCACGTCCCGGAGAGGAGTATGATGTGGTATATCTCAGGGATGGAAGACTGGAATCCACTTCAATTATTCTCTCTGAAAGACCACAGGAATTTCAATTCTGAGATAGTTAATCGGTAGACTGTTTTTTTAGAAAAAGAGGGATGTTGAGAGGAGTATCTCATAACGTTCTGATAGATCTCCCGGTCCGAAAAGATCAAATCCAACGGTAGTTCTCAGGTTTATTGAGGTCAGTTTTTCAGGAAATACAAGGAAATCACATCCCAGTGTCATTCTCATATCTTTTTCAGGGGAGAAGGATCTGCCCGCAGGGAATACAATGCCGAAATCACTGAAAGGCTGCAGCTGTGCTTCCATCACATTTTTCCAATTGAATATTTTAATGGGAAGGCTGTTATTGAAAAAGACTCCCTGCATACCGGATAGATTAAAGTCGGGAACACCCCTCATATATTCACCCAGTTCATAAATTTCATCCCTGATTGCTGTGAATGCTAAAATCCTGTTTCCATATGACATATTATTATTTATAAGGGTGAACCATCTGTTTGATAACAGGAGCTGTCCCTTGAATCCGTCTTCAGGGACTATTCTGCTTATCAGTTCAGTCTCCCAGTGCAAACCATCCTGGAAATTACCTACCCAGTTAATCTGATCCCTTCCTCCCTTCTGATAAATACCATAGGACTGAGGTTCTTTTTTTATATAGGATTCTCCCATGCCTATCTTATCACGATAGTTGTAGGTCAGTTCAAAGGTCGGGGCCGCTTCATAATAATAATCTGATCCAAGATCGAAATTTGTAGCTATATAGAAATCAGATTTATTGAATGTATAGTATTCAATAACTTCAACTCCATCTTTCTTTATTGCACGGTCAAAAGCCTGAATCCATGAGACCGTAAAAGAGATCCCTTTTATATTGATATTCGAAAAACTGGTCTCCACATTCCAGAAATTGATTCCAAAATTGTCGGTTACAGGATCAATGCCTACTCCGAAATCACCGTCTATTCTGAAGTTCACCAGAGTCCCGAAAAAGTTGGCATAATTTACTTTCAGCTGCAGAGAGAAGTTATCGTTACTGTTGAAGATAGGAATTAAAAGTGGGACAAAGGTCCATCCGTCTATGACAGATATTTTAAGGGTATATCTTTTTGAGCTATCATCCAGATCAGCTTCTGATGGAATAAGTTCTGCTTCTACAGTTTTAAATATTCTCAGATTGATAAGATCCTGTTTCATTTTCAAGGCAAATTTCTGCATTGATTCATAGTTTGAAAACTCGGCAGTTTCGGGAGCATTCAGATAGTTATCTATAGCCCAGGGGCGGCTGATTCCATCAATTTCATATTCATAATTATCTATAATATAATGGGGAGTTGCTTCAGGATCGTTCTGAGCATAGAGAGAAATACAGCTGATGCTGAATATAATCAGTATTGTTATGAAGGAGCGGATATTCAACAGTGATGCTTTATCCTACAGGCTGTTTTATTTTGAATATAATCCATGTGGAAGATAGTACATCTACTCCCTGTTAAAGTAAAGCTTTTAAGTGAATCGGACTTCACCTGATGATCAACTCTCGATACAATAACAATATGAAACTGACTGTGTATACTCCGGGAACGGTTCCCTATGAAGAGGCTCTTGAATGGCAGTATGAGCTTGTAGAAAAAAGAAGAAATCAGGAGATAAATGACTGCCTTATTCTCCTGCAGCATCCGCCTGTGCTGACAACAGGGCGACGGAAACAGGAACATAATATCCTGATTGATGCTCAATCAATGGATATTCCTGTTATCAGAACAAATAGAGGCGGGGAAGTCACCTATCATGGTCCCGGACAGCTTGTAGGATATCTGATTGTTGATCTTGCGGCATTTTCCAGAAGGGTTAAGCAGTTTGTGTTTAATCTGGAAGAGGTTTTTGTCCGTTTTCTTGACAGAGAATATGGAATCCGGGCGGATCGTTACGATAAGCATCGGGGTGTCTGGGTGGGTAATGACAAGATCACTGCCATCGGACTCGCCATAGAACGTGAAATTACAATGCATGGTTTTGCATTCAATATAAATACAGATCTGGAACACTTCAAATGGATAGTTCCCTGCGGCATCTCAGATAAAGGGGTTACCTCTCTTGAGAAGCTTACAGGAAAAACTCAGGATCTTGAAGCATTAATACCCAGGATAGCCGAAATCTATAAAGAGGTTTATTCCTACGATTCAATGGAGATTATTCATGGCAGATAACAATATAGATACAGCTGTTGCAGAAGCTAAACCCTTAAGAAAACCTGAATGGCTTAAAATACCGATACGCAGGGGAAATAATCTTGCCTATGTGGAGGATCTATTAAAGGATTCCACCCTTAATACTGTCTGTAAAGAGGCAAACTGTCCCAACAGAATGGAGTGTTACAGCAATAAAACTGCAACCTTTATGATTCTGGGGAGTATCTGTACCAGGGGCTGCCGCTTCTGCAATGTTACGGGAGGAACACCCGGATGTCCCGATCCGGAAGAACCTGCCAAACTGGCTGAGGCAGTAAGGGCACTGGGTTTGAAATTCGCTGTGGTTACTTCGGTAACCCGGGATGATCTGGAAGACGGTGGAGCTTCGGTTTTTGCGTCAGTTATACATGAGGTTCACTCTCTTGATCCTCCTGTGGGAATCGAGGTTCTCATTCCTGATTTTCAGGGGAACAGGCAGGCTCTGGAGACCGTTCTCAAGGCAGGACCTGAGATTCTGAATCATAATGTGGAAACTGTTCCTTCTCTCTATGAAACTGTAAGGCCGGAAGCAGAATACAGGCGTTCTCTTGAAGTACTTGCCAGAGTAAAAGAGATTGATCCTTCTATTTATACAAAGTCCGGTCTTATGCTCGGGCTTGGTGAAAGTGAAGAGGAAGTTCTTCAGGTTTTGAAGGATCTACGCAGTTCAGGTTGTGATTTTCTTACTATGGGACAGTATCTCCGCCCCTCAAAAGAGCATCTGCCTGTAAAAAAATATATCAGCCCTGATACTTTTAAGAAATATGAGAAGGCAGCGCTTTCCATGGGATTCAAGGCTGCAGCCTGCGCTCCCTTTGTAAGGAGCTCCTACAATGCTGCGGTGATGCTGGAAGCCGTTGAGATTTGAGAATTACTCTTCTTCTCCCTTTTCCTCACTGAGATAGGACTGATATTTCTTGTAGAGCCCCCTGAACTGGTCATAACTCAGTCCGAGAGCCTCGGCAGCCTTTTTCTGGCTGAATCGGCTCTCCTCCAGTGCTCTGCGGATAAACTGGAGTTCCAGTTTCAACATAAAGTCTCTGTATTCTTCCAGAGGGATTACTTCATACTCATTTTTCTGTGAATTGTCTGATCCCTCTGATCCTTCTGATTTTCCAGGTTTTTCTGGTTGTGAAGAGGACTCTCCCCCATTTTTAAAAGTCTCCACAGAGCTTCGGGAATCAACCAGATAGGGATTATTAAAGGGATCCAATTCCAAATCTTCGATCAGGGTTCCTTCTGTCTTATATACTGCCCTTTCAACTGCATTTTTCAATTCACGCACATTCCCGGGCCATGAATACTCCTGAATCTTCTGAATCAGTTCGGGAGAGAAATCGGGGACATCCAGCTTACCCATCTCTCTGGACATCCGCATGGCAAAATGAGAGGCAAGGAGGGTAATATCCGTTGAACGGTAGCGCAGAGGAGGGAGATAGAGTACTTCAAAGGAGAGGCGGTCCAGAAGATCCTCCTTGAATTTCCCCTGGCGGCAAAGTGCTGGAAGATCGGCATTTGTGGCACCGATGATTCGGACATTCACCTCTTTTTCCTGGGAGCTGCCCACACGGCTGAAACGGCCGTACTCAACTGTTCTGAGTATTTTTTCCTGTACTTCCATAGGAACCAGCCCGATCTCATCAAGAAAAAGGGTTCCTCCGTCGGCCTCCTCAAAACGTCCTTTTCTCATTTTTGCGGCACCCGTAAAGGAGCCTGATTCATGACCGAAGAGTTCTGATTCAAGCAGGTTGGGGGGGAGTGCGGCACAGTTAACCGGAACATATGGTTCTTTCCATCTGTCCGAAAGGAAATGGAGCCGGGCCGCTGCCAGTTCCTTACCTGTTCCTCTCTCTCCGATAAGGAGTATGGGGCGATCAACCCGGGCAGCAAGACTCAGGTTCTGTTGAAAATCCATAAAGGCGGGAGATTCTCCCAATGCATCATTGCTTGATGTATAATTCTGACTCATAGGCCTATTGTACTGATGAATGGCAAAAAATACCAATAGAATTCTGATTCAAAGTGCTGAGGGTGCCTAGAATACCTGTTTTAGAAATTGGCACGCCTCTTGCAATGTGATTAGTAACAAAATTATTAATTTGAGTTTTTCTTCCAAACGGGAATCGAATCCGGGAGTGAAACTTGAGGAGGAATGTATGAGTATTTTTTCCAGATTTAGAGATATCGTGAATTCTAATATTAACGATTTGCTGGATAAGGTTGAAGAACCTGAAAAAATGATCCGTCTGATGATACAGGAAATGGAAGACACTCTTGTTGAATTGAAATCTTCCTGTGCCGGTAAAATGGCATCCAGAGCCGAGATCAACAGGGAAAAAGAGTACCTTGAAAAAACCCTGGACCGCTGGGACAGCAGAGCCCGCCTGGCCCTTGAGAAAAAGAGAGAAGATCTGGCAAGAGAAGCCCTTCTTGAAAAGAAAAACTGTCTGAATCAGATAGATCTTATGGGAAAGGATCTGGAGCACTTCGTAAAGCTTATTGACGAGTGTAAATCCAATATTCTACAATTGGAACAGAAACTTGAAGAGGTTCGTCAGAAACACAAAATTCTGATACAGAGAGGCCGTCATGCTGAAGAAACCAAGCAGGCCAGATCCGCAATGAGACAGGCCAGCGGAACAGATGCTTTTCACAGGTTCAATGAACTGGAAAAGACTGTAGAACGTATGGAAGCGGAAGCGGAACTCTCCGGATACGGAGCATCTGTGGACAGTTCCATTGAACATGAGTTTGACAAGCTTGAGTCTGAATCAGAAATCGATGAAGAACTGGAAGCTCTTAAGAAGTCCATGAAGGGGAAAGAATAAAGATGCATGCTGTCTGGATAGTTGCCATTGCCGTGGGTATACCCGTTTTAAGCGGGACAATTACCCGTATTACAAAATTATATTATACTAACAAAGAGAAAGAACGGAATATAAACCTCAGTGAGGAAGCTGAGGCCCTGGGTGACATTCAGACGAGTATGAATGATCTTAAAAGGAGGGTGGCAAATCTTGAAACCATCCTCCTGGATCTGGAAAACAGAACCCCTTGAGATCTCCCTTAAAGGGAATCTTGACAAGATATTTTACAGGAGATTGTAATGATGGCTTATAGTGCAAGGAAACTGTACCGTTCACGGAGAGGTAAAATCTTCGGAATCTGTCAGGGTATCGCAGACTGGAGAGACCTTCCGGTGGAATATATACGGATCTTTATGATCCTGGTGTTTATTTTTTCCGGTTTCTTTCCTGTGGGAATACTATATTTTCTGGCTGCATTAATAATACCCGTTGAACCTGCGGGATACGGTGAATCCAAAGAATCCAAATTCGGCGAAGCTGATGAGAAAAGGAAAGACCGGTATGAAAATGTACGTAGGGATTTCAGTGATCTGAAAGACCGTGTGAAGAATATGGAAGGCCGGGTTTTTGATAAAGAACGTGACTGGGATGAACGGTTTAAGAAAGATAAGAATTAGAACTGATCTTCGATTTTGAAGAATATTACAACATTGAAGAATACCAGAGCCGGGAGGAACTTATAATGAGCTTCTACCGGTTCTCTTTATTTATAACCAAGATCCCTGGAGATCCTTTCACTTCCTTCCTTTATTTTAACAGACAGTTTTTTTAATTTCTCTTTTGTCATTCTGATGGAGGGACCCGAGATACTGACGGCTCCGCAGACCTGTCCTCTATTG comes from Oceanispirochaeta sp. M1 and encodes:
- the lipA gene encoding lipoyl synthase, with protein sequence MADNNIDTAVAEAKPLRKPEWLKIPIRRGNNLAYVEDLLKDSTLNTVCKEANCPNRMECYSNKTATFMILGSICTRGCRFCNVTGGTPGCPDPEEPAKLAEAVRALGLKFAVVTSVTRDDLEDGGASVFASVIHEVHSLDPPVGIEVLIPDFQGNRQALETVLKAGPEILNHNVETVPSLYETVRPEAEYRRSLEVLARVKEIDPSIYTKSGLMLGLGESEEEVLQVLKDLRSSGCDFLTMGQYLRPSKEHLPVKKYISPDTFKKYEKAALSMGFKAAACAPFVRSSYNAAVMLEAVEI
- a CDS encoding Hsp33 family molecular chaperone HslO, encoding MIRKPIAGDDKKSMIIARSRDRRYHFLMADGAVRGVLIQGSRSLREMQNNHDLGVLESIVLGQAYLGTALIAAGLKGDGLIQMKVECGGPLKGLSVEADSHGTVRGYLMENPIPLEKAPDSLDTSDLFGPGFLSITRYSGEKKSAFTGQVELRTGRLAEDLAAYYEESEQLHTVFNLSVHLEKTGEITGGAGLFLQAMPGAEDMVLEMVEEAAVKIPSLSRNFKAETDAKEFINTYFSDFQPEILDDKRFEFMCGCSKSRFEKFLGSLNKDDKSEIRTKGPFPLKTTCHNCNSSYEFTKDELESIFSAE
- a CDS encoding PspA/IM30 family protein; this translates as MSIFSRFRDIVNSNINDLLDKVEEPEKMIRLMIQEMEDTLVELKSSCAGKMASRAEINREKEYLEKTLDRWDSRARLALEKKREDLAREALLEKKNCLNQIDLMGKDLEHFVKLIDECKSNILQLEQKLEEVRQKHKILIQRGRHAEETKQARSAMRQASGTDAFHRFNELEKTVERMEAEAELSGYGASVDSSIEHEFDKLESESEIDEELEALKKSMKGKE
- a CDS encoding S1C family serine protease, with the protein product MNFFNRSLILCFLSISLFSCMTAAESSTEKRVDALSSASWSDPELGEGFEEPPLPEIKTKGLTDQEINSMEVYRNNIRAIVNVTTINLYNSRFVGSYAQEGSGSGVIVSGLGYILTNKHVISDADYVVVTLYDGSNYQAKLIGSDAENDLAVIKFEPVGRGLQTIKAGSSKGLQVGQKVLALGNPFGLEGTLTTGIISGLNRPLQTEAGFLLKGMIQTDAAINPGNSGGALLNSRGELIGINTMIISPGGMGSVGIGFAIPVETALRIVPELIEAGRVNRGWIDIEALSLTPNLARQLKIPFIRYGVLITSVLAGGNAENAGLRGGTERRGVGLGLNSIAVGGDIITNINGKEIKNVLDYFSVLEVSRPGEEYDVVYLRDGRLESTSIILSERPQEFQF
- the lipB gene encoding lipoyl(octanoyl) transferase LipB; the encoded protein is MINSRYNNNMKLTVYTPGTVPYEEALEWQYELVEKRRNQEINDCLILLQHPPVLTTGRRKQEHNILIDAQSMDIPVIRTNRGGEVTYHGPGQLVGYLIVDLAAFSRRVKQFVFNLEEVFVRFLDREYGIRADRYDKHRGVWVGNDKITAIGLAIEREITMHGFAFNINTDLEHFKWIVPCGISDKGVTSLEKLTGKTQDLEALIPRIAEIYKEVYSYDSMEIIHGR
- the pspF gene encoding phage shock protein operon transcriptional activator — translated: MSQNYTSSNDALGESPAFMDFQQNLSLAARVDRPILLIGERGTGKELAAARLHFLSDRWKEPYVPVNCAALPPNLLESELFGHESGSFTGAAKMRKGRFEEADGGTLFLDEIGLVPMEVQEKILRTVEYGRFSRVGSSQEKEVNVRIIGATNADLPALCRQGKFKEDLLDRLSFEVLYLPPLRYRSTDITLLASHFAMRMSREMGKLDVPDFSPELIQKIQEYSWPGNVRELKNAVERAVYKTEGTLIEDLELDPFNNPYLVDSRSSVETFKNGGESSSQPEKPGKSEGSEGSDNSQKNEYEVIPLEEYRDFMLKLELQFIRRALEESRFSQKKAAEALGLSYDQFRGLYKKYQSYLSEEKGEEE
- a CDS encoding PspC domain-containing protein, producing MMAYSARKLYRSRRGKIFGICQGIADWRDLPVEYIRIFMILVFIFSGFFPVGILYFLAALIIPVEPAGYGESKESKFGEADEKRKDRYENVRRDFSDLKDRVKNMEGRVFDKERDWDERFKKDKN